A DNA window from Arachis hypogaea cultivar Tifrunner chromosome 18, arahy.Tifrunner.gnm2.J5K5, whole genome shotgun sequence contains the following coding sequences:
- the LOC140181366 gene encoding uncharacterized protein, protein MIGLDGCFLTTPYGGWLLVAMGWDPNDHMLPIAYAVVEAETKDSWTWFLSNLIDDIGAEKLLRSTFMSDQQKGLVPTFDELLPGVDHRFCVRHLYANFKKIFSGLNLKKRMWRAAKCTYLAAWEKELMEIRAISEGAYRHLIGIRPKYWTKSRFEFYPKCDALVNNMCESFNSAIVESREKPILTMLEDIRVYLMKRWAENRVLIEKYKDDILPRIKLKLQKEIDASRWWSPVAAGISKFEVIRGRDKFVVDLLKKECTCRKFQLTGLPCPHAFSAINCAKDDIRKYVASCYTKAAYVACYAPMINPCNGHTMWERTTHPDVVPPPHRVPIGSPKKKRARGKGEEPQGPSTSRLGLQQKCSHCLKLGHNKRGCPLRRPTKTTAATSSAQNNNAGTATSSPSQHSTAKKAGSTGSAHKRTRLANVAATPNTQPTAHKKFQPPRPTRILRSNSTSTAQGQPSSQGSQTQSALTGS, encoded by the exons ATGATAGGGCTTGATGGTTGCTTCTTGACGACACCATATGGAGGATGGCTATTGGTTGCTATGGGGTGGGATCCGAATGACCATATGCTACCAATCGCATATGCAGTCGTGGAGGCTGAGACAAAAGATTCATGGACGTGGTTCCTCTCAAACCTAATTGATGATATAGGAGCGGAGAAATTACTTCGTAGCACATTCATGTCTGACCAACAAAAG GGCTTGGTGCCAACTTTTGATGAACTACTTCCAGGTGTTGATCACAGATTCTGTGTGAGACACCTCTATGCCaacttcaaaaaaatattttcaggaCTGAATCTTAAAAAAAGGATGTGGAGAGCTGCAAAATGCACATATCTAGCAGCATGGGAAAAGGAGTTGATGGAAATCCGAGCGATTAGTGAGGGTGCCTATCGACACTTGATAGGAATTCGTCCAAAGTATTGGACTAAATCAAGGTTTGAATTCTATCCTAAATGTGATGCACTTGTCAATAATATGTGTGAAAGCTTCAACTCTGCAATTGTTGAATCAAGGGAAAAACCTATATTGACAATGCTTGAGGATATTAGAGTTTATTTGATGAAGAGATGGGCTGAAAATAGGGTACTTATTGAGAAGTATAAGGATGATATTCTTCCTAGGATTAAGCTTAAGTTACAAAAggaaatagatgcttctaggtggTGGTCCCCAGTTGCTGCCGGAATTTCAAAATTTGAAGTCATAAGAGGCAGGGACAAATTTGTAGTAGATCTTCTGAAGAAAGAATGTACTTGTAGAAAGTTTCAACTGACAGGTTTACCTTGTCCACATGCATTTAGTGCAATTAATTGTGCTAAAGATGATATTAGAAAATATGTTGCAAGTTGTTACACTAAAGCTGCTTATGTGGCTTGTTATGCCCCCATGATTAACCCTTGTAATGGACATACAATGTGGGAGAGAACTACTCATCCAGATGTGGTTCCTCCACCACACAGAGTGCCAATTGGGAGTCCTAAGAAGAAAAGAGCAAGAGGGAAGGGTGAAGAACCACAGGGCCCAAGTACTTCTAGGCTGGGGTTACAACAAAAATGCTCTCATTGTCTAAAATTGGGTCACAACAAGCGAGGCTGCCCTCTTAGAAGACCAACC AAAACAACTGCTGCCACATCGTCAGCCCAAAACAATAATGCTGGAACTGCTACATCATCACCATCCCAGCACAGCACTGCTAAGAAAGCTGGATCTACTGGCTCAGCGCATAAGAGGACCAGGTTGGCCAATGTTGCAGCAACGCCTAATACCCAACCAACTGCACACAAAAAATTCCAGCCACCAAGACCAACTAGAATCCTTAGGAGCAACTCCACTTCAACTGCACAGGGACAACCCTCATCACAAGGGAGTCAAACTCAGAGTGCTCTCACAGGGTCTTAG
- the LOC112769979 gene encoding uncharacterized protein: MRVEPCSLLHSAPLCHCGVAWLLTHPPLTAASLTVMLALKHNLKIQVFNPPFDVVLATNVVYMRSIALDFCHGSPGVRRRRRVSRVLGEVSELHKKFWEMCDEVFDIKKAPRDHLYPEYAYEETGVFLLRKEKKKQ, encoded by the exons ATGAGAGTGGAGCCTTGTTCTCTACTCCACAGTGCGCCGCTGTGTCACTGTGGAGTCGCGTGGCTGCTGACTCACCCTCCTCTCACCGCCGCTTCTCTCACCGTGATGCTGGCGCTAAAGCACAATCTGAAG ATCCAGGTATTTAATCCGCCGTTTGACGTGGTTTTGGCGACAAACGTGGTTTACATGAGGAGTATAGCACTTGATTTCTGCCATGGAAGCCCTGGTGTACGAAGACGGCGTCGTGTTTCTCGGGTACTAGGGGAGGTCTCCGAGTTGCACAAGAAGTTCTGGGAGATGTGCGATGAGGTTTTCGATATCAAGAAGGCCCCTCGTGACCACCTATATCCTGAATATGCGTACGAGGAGACTGGTGTTTTTCTCTTgcggaaggagaagaagaagcagtga